Genomic window (Methyloprofundus sp.):
CCAAAGCCTCCTTAACCACATCAGAATGACAAAACTCTTAAAACTATCTTTCTCGACCCAAGTACTCATTGCACTCTGCTTAGGTATCTTTACCGGCCTGTTTTTCGGTGAAAAAGTTGCATGGTTGCATATGCTGGGCATGGCTTTTATTAAGTTACTGCAAGTCTCCATTATCCCTTATATCGTCTTATCTTTAGTCACTGGCCTAGGGTCACTAAGCTATGACCAATCGAAAGAAATTGCCAAAAAATTCATTATTATCCTGCTCGCATTATGGGGCTTGGGTTTACTCACCATATTTACCATAGCACTCGCTTTTCCACTTTGGGATAGTAAGGATTTTTTTAGTGCTACCCAAATTACGATAGTACCCGCCATTAACTATTACGACCTATACATCCCTTCCAACCCTTTTAAATCACTAGCAAATAATACCATTCCTGCGATTGTTGTCTTTAGCTTGTTTTTGGGTATTGCGCTGGTTAATGTAAACAATAAAGAACAATTTTTAAACCCAGCCTTAATTCTGCTAGAAGCACTTAATAAGATCACCAAAAGTATTGTTGCCTATTTACCCATTGGTATTTTTGCCATCTCGGCAGCTTCTGCCGGCACCATTCAACCTGATGATTTTGAGAAACTTGAAATCTATTTCACCGTTTATATTATTACCGCGTTGGTTTTATCATTTTGGGTGATGCCATTTTTTATCAGTGCGATTACGCCATTTAAATACAGCGATATTACCCATGGCTGCCGTAATATCCTAGTCACTGCTTTTGCTTCAGGAAACCTGTTTATTTTAATTCCAGTGATGACTGATGCTTGTAATGATATTTTTGCTAAACATAACCTACGCACTAAAAATAGTGACCGATATAATGAAATTATTATTCCGATTGCCTTTAATTTCCCTGCTCTCGGTAAACTGTTAGCCCTTAGCTTTATTTTATTTTCAGCTTGGTTTACCAATACTGAGTTAAGTATATTACAGCGTGCTTTACTGGCTATTAATGGATTGTTCAGCTTATTTGCCAGTGTGCATATTAGTATTCCCTTTTTATTAGATTATTTACACCTGCCTAGCGACCTCTATCAACTTTATTTATCAGGTGATGTACTAACCAAACGCTTTTCTACATTGACTGCAGCAGTATTTTTACTCGTCTTTACCTTATCCACTAGTGCTTATCTAACAGGTTTAGTTGAGATAAAACTAAGAAGAATAGTCGTTTTTCTCTGCTCCTGCCTAATTATTATTGTGGGCGCTACCTTTGCTACCCAAGCATTTTTTAACCATTTTTATCAAGCTAAGAGCGACATAGGCGAAAAACTCAAGCAAATGCAAGTAGACTGGGATGCCCCGCAAAACATTTCTTATACTTTGGTTAATATTAAGCAAACAGGCATTAACACTTCCTCACCAGAAGCAATTGTGAAACGCGGTACTTTGCGCATTGGCTTCAACCCATCACGGGTGCCTTTTAGTTTCTATAATATGCAACATAAGTTAGTAGGTCTTGATGTAGAAATGATGAATCATTTATCATCATCTTTAGAGGTTAAACTAGAGTTTATTCCCTTTTCTCGCCCTAGACATATGTATCAGGCTCTGGATAATT
Coding sequences:
- a CDS encoding proton glutamate symport protein, producing MTKLLKLSFSTQVLIALCLGIFTGLFFGEKVAWLHMLGMAFIKLLQVSIIPYIVLSLVTGLGSLSYDQSKEIAKKFIIILLALWGLGLLTIFTIALAFPLWDSKDFFSATQITIVPAINYYDLYIPSNPFKSLANNTIPAIVVFSLFLGIALVNVNNKEQFLNPALILLEALNKITKSIVAYLPIGIFAISAASAGTIQPDDFEKLEIYFTVYIITALVLSFWVMPFFISAITPFKYSDITHGCRNILVTAFASGNLFILIPVMTDACNDIFAKHNLRTKNSDRYNEIIIPIAFNFPALGKLLALSFILFSAWFTNTELSILQRALLAINGLFSLFASVHISIPFLLDYLHLPSDLYQLYLSGDVLTKRFSTLTAAVFLLVFTLSTSAYLTGLVEIKLRRIVVFLCSCLIIIVGATFATQAFFNHFYQAKSDIGEKLKQMQVDWDAPQNISYTLVNIKQTGINTSSPEAIVKRGTLRIGFNPSRVPFSFYNMQHKLVGLDVEMMNHLSSSLEVKLEFIPFSRPRHMYQALDNFQLDIVISGVRISNEYLASVLYTQPTLHLTTALIVKDYRKKEFSNYSKFNADTHLKLATMDHYPRLDYIKHYFPNIKTTKINNPEIFFKQQDLFDGYITSIEEGMTLVMLHPSYSVSFDRNKIHRFPIGYAVQKNNLALQAMLNSWIDIQKSTGNIANLYDYWIEGKGAIKKTPRWSILQDVIHSNDN